A single window of Oreochromis aureus strain Israel breed Guangdong linkage group 5, ZZ_aureus, whole genome shotgun sequence DNA harbors:
- the ube2r2 gene encoding ubiquitin-conjugating enzyme E2 R2: MAHQSTPSSQKALMMELKSLQEQPVEGFRITLVEESDLYNWEVAIFGPPNTLYEGGYFKAHIKFPVDYPYSPPTFRFLTKMWHPNIYENGDVCISILHPPVDDPQSGELPSERWNPTQNVRTILLSVISLLNEPNTFSPANVDASVMFRKWRDSKGKDKEYAEIIRKQVMSTAAEAERDGVKVPTTLAEYCIQTRVPSQDRSSDLLYDDLYDDDMEEEDEEEDESEMESVGEAGGIGTVEDCGTSTRCYDNQDDSGNEDS; this comes from the exons ATGGCCCACCAGTCAACCCCTAGTTCCCAGAAGGCCCTCATGATGGAGCTGAAGTCTCTGCAGGAGCAGCCAGTGGAAGGCTTCCGCATCACTCTGGTGGAGGAGTCTGACCTCTACAACTGGGAAGTGGCCATCTTCGGCCCCCCGAATACCCTGTATGAGGGAGGCTACTTCAAG GCTCACATCAAGTTCCCAGTTGACTACCCATACTCCCCACCGACCTTTCGCTTCCTCACCAAGATGTGGCACCCCAACATCTATGAG AATGGAGATGTGTGTATCTCGATCTTACATCCCCCTGTTGACGATCCTCAGAGTGGGGAGCTGCCCTCTGAAAGGTGGAACCCCACCCAGAATGTCAG GACCATCCTGCTTAGTGTGATCTCTCTGCTCAACGAGCCAAACACCTTCTCCCCAGCCAATGTGGATGCCTCAGTTATGTTTCGCAAATGGAGGGACAGCAAAGGCAAGGACAAGGAGTATGCAGAGATTATCAG AAAGCAAGTGATGTCAACAGCAGCAGAGGCGGAGCGCGACGGTGTCAAAGTGCCCACCACGCTGGCCGAGTACTGCATCCAGACCCGGGTTCCTTCTCAGGACCGCAGTTCAGACCTTCTCTATGACGACCTCTACGACGACGACATggaagaggaggacgaggaggaggacgagAGTGAGATGGAGTCTGTAGGTGAAGCCGGGGGAATCGGCACCGTGGAGGACTGCGGGACGTCCACCAGATGTTACGACAACCAGGACGACTCTGGCAACGAAGACTCGTGA
- the ubap1 gene encoding ubiquitin-associated protein 1 encodes MAARKSGSDAYNNGPISYLDDVPFKINDKFRCPAKVGLPVGFSLPDFGSVLADTKYDFSLEKRSVRWGAEQAEAIAAEARAEEAAAKQEAESRKRLAKAQEVDGGGGKKPQSPAEDQDLPPPALNPVLAGLSHNAILTPLPAPSFDHRNTQPSTPQLHSLNLADFEREEDPFDKLELKTLDDKEELRNILQSQPQPQAQPQPQHPPSVSPPEISQLGPTSRGNSPSPPSINTSLSSKPGFAHKPNGLVAFLDMDRVGHPGRAAFDTDDRPCNIRSLTFPKLSDSGDPEPLRYTPLPTTVPAPRQNLPNGSPPTMPKAEVIVAPELASHTKSGTPKPAIPGSGSAGLPCGGALLSMTPNERQCVETLVGMGYSYEGVLRAMQRQGQNMEQVLDYLFVHGRLCERGFDESAVEECLEMYQCSEEKALQFLELMSRFGEMGFERDTIKEVLLVHNNDQDKALEDLMARATAS; translated from the exons ATGGCTGCGAGGAAGTCTGGCTCAGATGCATACAACAATG GACCCATCAGCTATCTTGATGATGTTCCCTTCAAGATAAATGATAAATTCCGTTGTCCAGCCAAAGTGGGTCTGCCTGTTGGTTTCTCTCTGCCAGACTTTGGCTCTGTATTGGCGGACACAAAG TATGACTTTTCTCTCGAGAAACGTAGTGTGCGCTGGGGGGCAGAACAGGCTGAGGCCATAGCGGCAGAAGCCAGAGCAGAAGAGGCTGCGGCCAAGCAGGAGGCAGAGAGCAGAAAGCGTTTGGCCAAGGCCCAGGAGgttgatggtggtggagggAAGAAACCCCAGTCTCCTGCAGAGGACCAGGACCTTCCACCACCAGCACTGAACCCTGTTCTTGCAGGGCTGAGCCATAATGCCATCCTCACTCCACTGCCTGCTCCAAGCTTTGACCACCGGAACACCCAACCCAGCACTCCTCAGCTACACAGCCTCAATTTAGCTGATTTTGAGCGGGAAGAAGATCCCTTTGACAAGCTGGAACTCAAAACTTTAGACGATAAGGAGGAACTGAGAAACATCCTCCAGAGTCAGCCTCAACCTCAAGCTCAACCTCAGCCTCAGCATCCTCCTTCTGTTTCCCCACCAGAGATTTCTCAGCTAGGGCCAACATCACGTGGAAACAGCCCATCCCCACCCAGCATCAACACCAGCCTCTCATCCAAACCAGGCTTTGCCCACAAACCCAACGGGTTGGTTGCCTTCCTAGACATGGACAGAGTTGGGCATCCTGGAAGAGCAGCATTTGACACAGACGATCGCCCTTGTAACATTCGCTCTCTGACTTTCCCCAAGCTCTCTGATTCTGGTGACCCAGAACCACTGAGGTACACTCCTCTCCCCACCACCGTTCCTGCTCCCCGACAGAACTTGCCCAATGGCAGCCCACCAACCATGCCCAAGGCCGAGGTTATTGTTGCTCCTGAGCTAGCCAGCCACACCAAGAGTGGTACACCAAAGCCT GCCATTCCAGGGTCAGGATCTGCTGGTCTACCGTGTGGTGGAGCCCTCCTCAGCATGACTCCCAACGAGCGTCAGTGTGTAGAGACGCTTGTGGGCATGGGCTACTCTTATGAAGGTGTCCTGCGGGCCATGCAAAGACAAGGGCAGAACATGGAGCAG GTGCTGGACTATCTGTTTGTCCACGGTCGTCTGTGTGAACGTGGCTTTGATGAAAGTGCAGTGGAGGAATGTTTAGAGATGTACCAGTGCTCAGAAGAAAAG GCATTGCAGTTTCTTGAGCTGATGTCAAGATTTGGTGAAATGGGATTTGAGCGGGATACCATCAAAGAGGTGCTGCTAGTCCACAACAACGATCAGGACAAGGCTTTGGAGGACCTGATGGCTCGTGCCACAGCTAGCTGA